The Acidobacteriota bacterium genome includes a region encoding these proteins:
- the mreD gene encoding rod shape-determining protein MreD: MKYIFLALSSFLAIIAQMIAGENFFLFNFLDLSLLLAAYWAIYRSRMQALFVGSLTGILLDAALGWPLGYNGFGRTLAAFVIGQCWKRFNTADQPWVRFSIFAAASCINSASIYLLFWFMQRSSSGIFPGASLLQAVITAGVGVVMFAAMDGYRRIQTHKAH, encoded by the coding sequence ATGAAATACATCTTCCTGGCGTTGTCTTCATTTCTCGCCATCATCGCGCAGATGATCGCCGGGGAGAACTTTTTCCTGTTCAACTTCCTCGACCTGTCGCTCCTGCTGGCCGCCTACTGGGCCATCTACCGCAGCCGGATGCAGGCCCTGTTCGTGGGATCGCTGACCGGAATCCTGCTCGACGCCGCCCTGGGCTGGCCGCTGGGCTACAACGGGTTCGGGCGGACCCTGGCCGCTTTCGTCATCGGGCAGTGCTGGAAAAGGTTCAACACGGCGGACCAGCCGTGGGTCAGGTTCTCCATCTTCGCCGCCGCTTCGTGCATCAACTCCGCGAGCATCTACCTGCTGTTCTGGTTCATGCAGCGCTCCTCGAGCGGGATCTTCCCCGGCGCCAGCCTTCTGCAGGCCGTCATCACCGCCGGCGTGGGGGTGGTGATGTTCGCGGCGATGGACGGCTACAGGCGAATTCAGACGCATAAGGCGCACTGA
- the mrdA gene encoding penicillin-binding protein 2 codes for MALEQESNRQLIQQRLNLFRIPVLLIFLVLGARLWQLQIIQGSEYALKAERNRVRSIALTAPRGNILDRNGVPLVDNRPSFDVLVYREDMRDREATVHFLTRKLGIDPGEIEKQFERHRGTGLYRPFIVKENAGMEDISIIEAHRGDHPEIKVGPEPRRQYRYGPLAAHLLGYLGEISEEELRSDRFPGAVAGQLVGRSGVERFYNRLLAGKDGVRRVLVDSLGREVEILDESEPMIGGELRLTLDLRLQVAAEEALRDKVGVVAAMDPRNGEILALASSPAFDPNAFSRRISGSDWAELVRHPDRPMQNRAIQNSHSPGSIFKLIMAGAGFRAGVLEKDPVIVCRGGARYYGRVFHCWDQGGHGAVRLEQAIAKSCNIFFYELGRDLGIERISAFARELGLGSPSGIDLPGERGGIMPSPEWKREARGEPWYPGETISVSIGQGAVSTTPVQLLRAVGALVTAGRLVTPHLLLHAEGGAESPQGGWPVKRLPIAEAHSRRIRQGMWESVNAWGTGHNAEVPGEDICGKTGTAQVVGKDAAKRLGEGVDDHAWFAGFGRRDDPEIAVVVFIEHGGSGGGAAAPVAREIFRTYFQNRRSSGAADHD; via the coding sequence TTGGCACTCGAGCAGGAATCCAACCGACAACTGATACAGCAACGCCTGAACCTGTTCCGCATACCGGTGCTGTTGATTTTTCTCGTCCTCGGGGCGAGGCTCTGGCAGCTGCAGATCATCCAGGGGTCCGAATACGCCCTGAAGGCGGAGCGGAACCGGGTCCGCAGCATCGCCCTGACGGCGCCGCGGGGGAACATCCTCGACCGCAACGGCGTCCCCCTGGTGGACAACCGGCCCTCCTTCGACGTGCTCGTGTACCGCGAAGACATGAGGGACCGCGAGGCGACCGTTCACTTCCTGACCCGGAAGCTGGGGATCGACCCGGGGGAGATCGAGAAGCAGTTCGAGCGGCACAGGGGAACGGGGCTCTACCGGCCCTTCATCGTCAAGGAAAACGCCGGCATGGAGGACATCTCCATCATCGAGGCGCACCGGGGGGACCACCCGGAGATCAAGGTGGGGCCCGAGCCGCGCAGGCAGTACCGCTACGGCCCGCTGGCGGCCCACCTGCTGGGGTACCTGGGGGAAATATCGGAAGAGGAGCTCAGGAGCGACCGGTTCCCGGGGGCCGTTGCCGGACAGCTCGTGGGCCGCAGCGGGGTGGAACGGTTTTACAACCGGCTGCTCGCGGGGAAGGACGGGGTCCGCCGGGTGCTGGTGGACAGCCTCGGGCGCGAGGTGGAAATCCTGGACGAATCGGAACCGATGATCGGCGGCGAACTGCGGCTGACGCTGGACCTGCGGCTCCAGGTCGCAGCGGAGGAGGCCCTGCGGGACAAGGTCGGGGTGGTCGCGGCCATGGATCCCCGCAACGGGGAGATCCTGGCGCTGGCGAGCTCCCCAGCCTTCGACCCGAACGCTTTTTCGCGGCGCATCTCCGGGTCCGACTGGGCGGAGCTGGTCCGGCACCCCGACCGCCCCATGCAGAACCGGGCCATCCAGAACAGCCACTCGCCGGGCTCCATCTTCAAGCTGATCATGGCGGGCGCCGGTTTCCGGGCGGGGGTGCTGGAGAAGGACCCGGTCATAGTCTGCCGGGGGGGCGCGCGCTATTACGGACGGGTGTTTCACTGCTGGGACCAGGGCGGCCACGGCGCGGTGCGCCTGGAGCAGGCGATCGCGAAATCCTGCAATATCTTCTTTTACGAACTGGGGCGGGACCTGGGGATCGAGAGAATCAGCGCTTTTGCCCGCGAGCTGGGGCTGGGGTCCCCGAGCGGCATCGACCTGCCGGGGGAGCGGGGGGGCATCATGCCGAGCCCGGAATGGAAGCGCGAGGCGCGCGGGGAGCCCTGGTACCCGGGGGAGACCATTTCGGTCTCCATCGGACAGGGGGCCGTCAGCACCACCCCGGTGCAGCTCCTCCGGGCCGTCGGCGCCCTGGTCACCGCCGGCCGGCTGGTCACCCCCCATCTGCTCCTCCACGCGGAAGGGGGTGCCGAAAGTCCCCAGGGGGGGTGGCCGGTGAAACGCCTGCCGATCGCAGAGGCCCATTCCCGGAGAATACGGCAGGGGATGTGGGAAAGCGTCAACGCCTGGGGGACGGGACACAACGCCGAGGTTCCGGGGGAGGACATCTGCGGCAAGACCGGAACCGCTCAGGTGGTGGGGAAGGACGCGGCGAAGCGGCTGGGGGAAGGGGTGGACGATCACGCCTGGTTTGCCGGGTTCGGCCGCCGGGACGACCCCGAAATCGCCGTAGTCGTCTTCATCGAGCATGGAGGTTCCGGGGGAGGGGCGGCGGCCCCCGTCGCCCGGGAGATCTTCCGAACCTATTTCCAGAACCGGCGGTCGTCGGGGGCGGCGGATCATGACTGA
- the rodA gene encoding rod shape-determining protein RodA: MTESDQRLFHGFDGLLFGALLLLSGAGIVAIWSTTGSVGLDSYFGRQVMYLAASLVIFFTLLYFDYHLFSDFIVILYLAAMAVLGLVLIFGFSIHGNKSWIDLGVLSVQPSELVKIVVIVALARYYSGLEGDYLGLREMLIGGLIVFVPALLVKLQGDLGTAVTFVPIYAALSAIAGIRRKHVVMLVLAAAVAAPLTWFALKDYQKDRIETVFNPSGDPQRFGYQTIQSQIAVGSGGALGKGFGGGSQGHLGFLPARFTDFVFAVLAEEKGFVGSIAILALFLLVAFRLFRTASEAKDRVGALIVSGVLALLLFHMSINIGMVVGLLPIVGIPLPFVSAGGSSLISFFVGMSLCMGIRMRRYVN; encoded by the coding sequence ATGACTGAATCGGATCAGCGGCTGTTTCACGGGTTCGACGGGCTCCTGTTCGGGGCTCTGCTCCTCCTTTCGGGAGCCGGCATCGTCGCCATCTGGAGCACCACGGGGAGCGTCGGGCTGGACAGCTACTTCGGCCGGCAGGTGATGTACCTCGCCGCCTCGCTCGTGATCTTCTTCACCCTCCTCTATTTCGATTACCATCTTTTCTCCGATTTCATCGTGATCCTCTACCTGGCCGCCATGGCCGTCCTGGGGCTGGTCCTGATTTTCGGGTTCAGCATCCACGGGAACAAGAGCTGGATCGACCTGGGGGTCCTGTCGGTCCAGCCGTCGGAACTGGTCAAGATCGTGGTCATCGTGGCCCTGGCCCGGTACTATTCCGGCCTGGAGGGGGATTACCTGGGGCTGAGGGAAATGCTGATCGGCGGGCTGATCGTTTTCGTGCCGGCGCTCCTGGTCAAGCTGCAGGGGGATTTGGGGACCGCCGTCACCTTCGTTCCCATCTACGCGGCTCTCTCCGCGATCGCCGGGATACGCCGGAAGCACGTCGTGATGCTCGTGCTCGCGGCCGCCGTCGCCGCCCCCCTCACCTGGTTCGCCCTCAAGGACTACCAGAAGGACCGCATCGAAACGGTGTTCAACCCCTCGGGCGACCCCCAGCGTTTCGGCTACCAGACGATCCAGTCGCAGATCGCCGTCGGCTCGGGGGGGGCGCTCGGCAAGGGGTTCGGCGGGGGGTCCCAGGGGCACCTCGGCTTTCTGCCCGCGCGGTTCACCGATTTTGTTTTCGCCGTGCTCGCGGAGGAAAAGGGGTTCGTCGGCAGCATCGCCATCCTGGCCCTTTTCCTCCTTGTCGCCTTTCGGCTGTTCCGCACCGCCTCGGAGGCCAAGGACAGGGTCGGCGCCCTGATCGTGTCCGGCGTGCTGGCGCTCCTGCTGTTTCACATGAGCATCAACATCGGGATGGTCGTCGGGCTGCTTCCGATCGTGGGCATCCCGCTCCCCTTCGTCAGCGCCGGCGGATCTTCCCTGATTTCGTTCTTCGTCGGCATGAGCCTGTGCATGGGAATCCGGATGAGGCGCTATGTCAACTGA
- a CDS encoding Rne/Rng family ribonuclease, with translation MIKDMIVSSTALETRVAILEEDQLAELYIERHGNRGILSNTYKGRVTKVLPGMQSAFVNIGLEKDAFLYVSDFVEESEECETVFPVPEEPADAAPEPETQERQGRRERKGERGRWRDRRERSEPRTEAGETVDASEASAAAGEASEAPLERWNISAETDRETEGHFEADVLTGASALPAFPVEPGEGGGGAAEAPEGGTPSPEPAPGEPSPEPTADAAAIRDDGETLPFAAEEGSKPGFVRRRGQATRRKRYTAARHSHRAEHQSIDDMLHEGQEVLVQVAKEPIGKKGARVTSHIALPGRYLVYMPTVEHIGVSRKIGSDTERARLKEILLKHRDRFPGGVIVRTAAAEHSEEDLVNDLNFLVRLWEDMRTRAEKVSAPALVHAEMSLVQRLLRDQFSFEFASIRVDDELEYQRVVEFVDKIFPNLVHRVKLYTKENSIFDEYGITPEIDKLLQPKIWLKSGGYIVINQTEALVSIDVNTGKFVGRGNSLEETITRTNLEAVRVIVQQVRLRDLGGIIVIDFIDMDERKNRKRVMDALSEEIARDKSPTKILEFNEFGLVAITRKRVKQSLERSLCQPCPYCSGSGMVKSIATTCHNIYYEIEKMRKHLDDRGDLMIRVHPDVARALRESEACVIEELGHLLRRDVIVKSDPTMHIEHYNIVT, from the coding sequence ATGATCAAGGACATGATCGTTTCCAGCACGGCTCTGGAAACGAGAGTCGCCATCCTGGAAGAGGACCAGCTGGCCGAACTCTATATTGAACGCCATGGAAACCGGGGCATCCTGTCCAACACCTACAAGGGGAGGGTGACCAAGGTCCTTCCCGGGATGCAGTCGGCTTTCGTCAACATCGGGCTGGAGAAGGACGCCTTTCTTTACGTTTCCGATTTCGTCGAGGAGAGCGAGGAGTGCGAGACCGTGTTCCCCGTCCCCGAGGAGCCGGCCGACGCCGCGCCGGAGCCGGAGACCCAGGAGCGCCAGGGACGGCGGGAACGCAAAGGGGAGCGCGGGCGCTGGCGCGACCGGAGGGAGCGTTCGGAGCCGCGCACGGAAGCCGGGGAGACCGTGGACGCCTCCGAGGCCTCCGCGGCCGCGGGGGAGGCATCCGAAGCCCCGCTCGAGCGCTGGAACATCAGTGCGGAGACGGACCGGGAAACGGAGGGGCATTTCGAAGCCGACGTCCTGACCGGGGCTTCGGCGCTGCCCGCTTTCCCCGTGGAGCCCGGGGAGGGGGGGGGCGGCGCCGCCGAGGCGCCTGAAGGCGGGACCCCGTCCCCGGAGCCCGCCCCCGGGGAACCGTCGCCCGAACCGACGGCGGACGCCGCCGCCATCCGCGACGACGGCGAAACCCTGCCGTTTGCCGCCGAGGAGGGCTCCAAGCCCGGATTCGTCCGGCGCCGGGGCCAGGCGACGCGGCGCAAGAGGTACACGGCCGCGCGCCATTCCCACCGGGCCGAGCACCAGTCGATCGACGACATGCTTCACGAGGGGCAGGAGGTGCTGGTCCAGGTAGCCAAGGAGCCGATAGGGAAGAAGGGGGCCCGGGTCACCAGCCACATCGCCCTCCCGGGGCGTTACCTGGTATACATGCCGACGGTGGAGCATATCGGGGTTTCCCGGAAGATCGGGTCGGACACCGAGCGGGCGCGACTGAAGGAGATCCTCCTCAAGCACCGGGACAGGTTCCCCGGTGGGGTGATCGTGCGCACCGCCGCCGCGGAGCACAGCGAAGAAGACCTGGTGAACGATCTCAATTTCCTGGTCAGGCTCTGGGAAGACATGCGCACCCGGGCCGAAAAGGTATCCGCCCCCGCCCTCGTCCATGCGGAAATGAGCCTCGTGCAGCGGCTGCTGAGAGACCAGTTCTCCTTCGAGTTCGCCTCGATCCGCGTCGACGACGAGCTGGAATATCAGCGGGTCGTGGAGTTCGTCGACAAGATCTTCCCGAACCTGGTGCACCGGGTGAAGCTGTACACCAAGGAAAACTCCATTTTCGACGAGTACGGCATCACTCCCGAGATCGACAAGCTGCTGCAGCCCAAGATCTGGCTGAAATCGGGGGGCTACATCGTCATCAACCAGACCGAAGCCCTGGTCAGCATCGACGTCAATACCGGGAAATTCGTCGGCCGGGGGAACAGCCTCGAAGAAACCATCACGCGGACCAATCTCGAGGCGGTCAGGGTGATCGTCCAGCAGGTGCGGCTCCGGGACCTCGGCGGCATCATCGTGATCGATTTCATCGATATGGACGAGCGCAAGAACCGCAAGCGGGTGATGGACGCCCTCTCCGAGGAGATCGCCCGGGACAAGTCCCCGACCAAGATCCTGGAGTTCAACGAGTTCGGCCTGGTGGCGATCACGCGCAAGCGGGTCAAGCAGTCGCTGGAAAGGTCCCTGTGCCAACCCTGCCCCTACTGCTCGGGTTCCGGGATGGTCAAATCGATTGCCACGACCTGCCACAACATCTATTACGAAATCGAGAAGATGCGCAAGCACCTGGACGACCGGGGGGACCTCATGATCCGCGTGCATCCCGACGTGGCCCGCGCCCTGCGCGAATCGGAGGCGTGCGTCATCGAGGAACTCGGGCATCTCCTCAGGCGGGACGTCATCGTGAAGTCCGACCCGACGATGCACATCGAGCACTACAACATCGTGACGTAG
- the mazG gene encoding nucleoside triphosphate pyrophosphohydrolase yields the protein MEKRDADIEKLALLVEKLRGEDGCPWDREQTRETLKPMLIEEAFEVLEALDSEEPEELKDELGDLLFQVVFHAQIARERGEFDLASVIDRSCEKMTRRHPHIFGGADLKTADEVLKNWEDIKAAERGVASASNPGSDRSLLDGIPPGLPALHRAHQMTAKASRVGFDWERLEDVLAKLGEEAGELLEARSRSDGGKVAEEVGDLLFAAVNVSRYLGVDPETALQRSNRKFQRRFRYMESAIKRRGRALKDASLEEMDTLWEEAKDREG from the coding sequence ATGGAAAAGAGAGACGCAGACATCGAAAAGCTGGCGCTCCTCGTCGAAAAGCTCCGCGGCGAGGACGGGTGCCCCTGGGACCGGGAGCAGACGAGGGAAACCCTGAAGCCGATGCTGATCGAGGAGGCCTTCGAGGTGCTGGAGGCCCTCGACTCGGAGGAACCGGAGGAGCTCAAGGACGAACTGGGGGACCTGCTGTTCCAGGTGGTCTTTCACGCCCAGATCGCCCGCGAGCGGGGGGAATTCGACCTGGCCTCCGTCATCGACCGCTCCTGCGAGAAGATGACGCGCCGGCATCCGCACATCTTCGGGGGAGCCGACCTCAAAACGGCGGACGAGGTGCTGAAAAACTGGGAGGACATCAAGGCCGCCGAAAGGGGGGTCGCCAGCGCGTCGAACCCCGGCTCGGACCGGTCGCTGCTCGACGGCATCCCCCCCGGGCTCCCGGCCCTGCACCGGGCCCACCAGATGACGGCCAAGGCTTCCAGGGTCGGTTTCGACTGGGAGAGGCTGGAGGACGTTCTCGCCAAGCTGGGGGAGGAGGCGGGGGAACTGCTGGAGGCCCGGTCGCGGTCGGACGGTGGGAAGGTGGCCGAGGAGGTGGGAGACCTCCTGTTCGCGGCCGTGAACGTCTCGCGGTACCTGGGAGTAGACCCGGAAACGGCGCTCCAGCGCAGCAACCGCAAGTTCCAGCGGCGCTTCCGCTACATGGAGTCGGCGATCAAGCGCCGGGGGCGGGCGCTCAAGGACGCCTCGCTGGAGGAGATGGACACGCTCTGGGAGGAGGCCAAGGACCGGGAGGGTTGA
- a CDS encoding cation-translocating P-type ATPase, producing MKSEWHTLAAPEVVGKLGSDASRGLSDEAIAALREEHGWNELEGKEGRTRWRILGEQLSGVLTVLLLIAALVSGLLGDWLEAVVILVIVLLNAVFGYLQEAKAEESMAALKRMAVPVVRVRRGGRVLELSARELVPGDIVIVETGNIVPADGRILDGVNLRVDESALTGESEPVEKTAELRLDSAKALGDRRNMIYSGTVVAYGRGTFAVTETGMRTELGHVARMMQSVGEEATPLQRRLNRLGKTLALAALGLVALVFLLGWIRGRSSIEELLLTAVSLAVAAVPEALTAVVTIALSLGAQRMLRRKALIRKLPAVETLGSVTRICSDKTGTLTLNRMSVIALDVANHTVRLDQCEDGGSFTLKPSGQNPPPGVWPTLDLLLAAGALCNDAELAGGGEERGGLHRAVGDPTEGALALAAACSGILKNDLERAFPRVGEVPFDSVRKRMTTLHRFPRADTEIPESLRSFWDRRERAETPPFIAFTKGALDGLLSVSRHVWVEGKTLELDDAWKGRIQASHDDMAAQGMRVLAVGMRPWDRTPEETTEKAVENGIVLLGLFGMIDPPRPEVSDAVAACHGAGIRTAMITGDHPLTARHIARQIGISDNDLFLTGAEIERLSADELVEATRRVSVFARVSPEHKLKLIDAYQGRGEVVSMTGDGVNDAPALKKADIGVAMGITGTDVAKNASDMILLDDNFATIVAAVEEGRIIYDNIRRFIRYLLTCNASEIAVMLLGPLLGMPLPLLPLQILWMNLVTDGAPALALGVEPAEKNVMRRPPHPRDSGVFSREMVSFIGVVGVLMSVIAIGTAWELWRLGDPAWQTTVFTVLVLTQLVVALEARSEEESLLRMGPWGNRAMVGAVLMTVLLQAAVIYTPAGNRIFATVPMPPADLAVAAATSLLTLLFIEAWKLGLRRRRMRAGGMG from the coding sequence ATGAAAAGCGAATGGCATACCCTGGCGGCACCCGAAGTGGTGGGGAAACTCGGGAGCGACGCCTCCCGGGGGCTCTCCGATGAAGCCATCGCCGCTCTCCGCGAGGAGCACGGCTGGAACGAACTGGAGGGGAAGGAGGGGCGGACCCGGTGGCGCATCCTGGGCGAGCAGCTCAGCGGGGTGCTGACGGTGCTCCTGCTGATCGCGGCCCTGGTGAGCGGCCTGCTGGGCGACTGGCTGGAGGCCGTGGTCATCCTCGTCATCGTCCTGCTCAACGCGGTGTTCGGCTACCTGCAGGAAGCGAAGGCGGAAGAGTCGATGGCGGCCCTCAAGCGGATGGCGGTGCCGGTCGTGCGGGTCCGCCGGGGCGGGCGGGTGCTGGAACTCTCCGCGCGGGAACTGGTGCCGGGAGACATCGTGATCGTGGAGACCGGCAATATCGTCCCCGCGGACGGGAGGATTCTCGATGGGGTCAACCTGCGCGTCGACGAGTCGGCACTGACGGGGGAGTCGGAGCCGGTGGAGAAAACGGCCGAACTCCGGCTCGATTCCGCCAAGGCGCTCGGCGACCGCCGCAACATGATCTACAGCGGGACCGTCGTGGCCTACGGCCGGGGCACCTTCGCGGTGACCGAAACCGGGATGCGGACCGAACTGGGACACGTGGCCCGCATGATGCAGTCGGTCGGCGAGGAGGCCACCCCGCTGCAGCGGCGGCTCAACCGCCTCGGGAAGACCCTGGCCCTGGCGGCGCTCGGGTTGGTGGCCCTGGTGTTCCTGCTCGGGTGGATCCGGGGACGGAGCAGCATCGAGGAGCTGCTCCTGACGGCCGTGAGCCTGGCGGTTGCGGCGGTGCCCGAGGCGCTGACGGCCGTGGTCACGATCGCGCTTTCGCTGGGGGCCCAGCGCATGCTCCGGCGCAAGGCCCTCATCCGCAAGCTCCCGGCCGTGGAGACGCTCGGTTCCGTCACCCGCATCTGCTCGGACAAGACGGGGACCCTGACCCTGAACCGGATGAGCGTCATCGCCCTCGACGTGGCCAATCACACGGTGCGGCTGGACCAGTGCGAGGACGGGGGTTCGTTCACCCTCAAGCCCAGCGGTCAGAACCCTCCCCCGGGCGTGTGGCCCACGCTCGACCTGCTCCTGGCGGCGGGGGCGCTCTGCAACGACGCCGAGCTCGCGGGCGGCGGGGAGGAGCGCGGGGGGCTCCACCGCGCGGTCGGAGATCCCACCGAAGGGGCCCTGGCCCTGGCCGCCGCCTGCTCCGGCATCCTCAAAAACGACCTGGAGCGGGCGTTCCCCCGTGTCGGGGAGGTCCCCTTCGATTCGGTCCGCAAGCGCATGACCACGCTGCACCGTTTTCCCCGGGCCGACACCGAAATCCCGGAAAGCCTCCGTTCCTTCTGGGACCGGCGGGAGCGGGCCGAAACTCCCCCTTTCATCGCCTTCACCAAGGGCGCCCTGGACGGGTTGCTTTCGGTCTCCCGCCATGTGTGGGTGGAGGGGAAAACCCTGGAACTGGACGATGCCTGGAAAGGTCGGATCCAGGCGTCTCACGACGACATGGCGGCCCAGGGGATGCGGGTCCTGGCCGTGGGCATGCGCCCGTGGGACCGGACCCCGGAGGAGACCACGGAAAAGGCGGTGGAAAACGGCATCGTCCTCCTCGGACTCTTCGGCATGATCGACCCCCCGCGTCCCGAGGTCAGCGACGCGGTGGCCGCCTGCCACGGCGCCGGCATCCGAACGGCCATGATCACGGGGGACCATCCCCTGACCGCGAGGCACATCGCCCGGCAGATCGGGATATCGGATAACGACCTGTTCCTGACGGGGGCCGAAATCGAACGCCTCTCGGCCGACGAGCTGGTGGAGGCGACCCGCCGGGTTTCGGTCTTCGCCCGCGTTTCCCCCGAGCACAAGCTCAAGCTGATCGACGCCTACCAGGGCCGGGGGGAGGTCGTGTCCATGACGGGGGACGGCGTCAACGACGCGCCCGCCCTGAAGAAGGCCGATATCGGGGTGGCCATGGGGATCACGGGGACCGATGTCGCCAAGAACGCCTCGGACATGATCCTGCTCGACGACAACTTCGCCACCATCGTGGCCGCGGTCGAGGAGGGAAGGATCATCTACGACAATATCCGCCGCTTCATCCGGTACCTGCTGACGTGCAACGCCAGCGAGATCGCCGTGATGCTCCTGGGGCCGCTCCTGGGCATGCCCCTTCCCCTGCTGCCGCTGCAGATCCTCTGGATGAACCTGGTCACCGACGGCGCCCCGGCGCTCGCCCTCGGGGTCGAGCCCGCCGAGAAGAACGTGATGCGGCGCCCCCCCCACCCGCGGGACTCGGGCGTCTTCAGCCGTGAAATGGTCTCTTTCATCGGCGTCGTCGGGGTCCTGATGAGCGTCATCGCCATCGGGACCGCGTGGGAGCTCTGGCGCCTCGGGGACCCCGCCTGGCAGACGACGGTGTTCACCGTCCTGGTGCTGACCCAGCTGGTCGTGGCGCTGGAGGCGAGGTCGGAGGAGGAGTCGCTGCTGCGGATGGGGCCGTGGGGAAACCGGGCCATGGTCGGCGCCGTCCTGATGACCGTGCTCCTGCAGGCGGCCGTCATCTATACGCCGGCGGGGAACCGGATTTTCGCCACCGTTCCCATGCCGCCGGCCGACCTGGCGGTCGCGGCGGCGACCTCCCTGCTGACCCTCCTCTTCATCGAGGCCTGGAAACTCGGGCTGCGCCGGCGCAGAATGAGGGCGGGCGGGATGGGATGA
- a CDS encoding DegT/DnrJ/EryC1/StrS aminotransferase family protein produces MNPVPAARIQFLPEDRAWIADRIQEVLASGQLTLGKYGSQFEKAFSEFCGIRHAIAVSSGTSALEILFRTIGVEGKKVIVPSNTFFATAAAVVHAGGIPVFADMDPETFALGPETVKPLLEPGVAGIVTVHIGGVVSPRMPDLVSLAREKGLFLVEDAAHAHGSSHGSTGAGGFGLGATFSFYPTKVMTSAEGGMIVTGDERLAEEARIYRDQGKKSFTENAHVRMGHNWRLSEPHAIIGLKHLERLPAMIADRQAIAALYDRGLRAFKNLAPLPVPAGGTCNYYKYIAVLRRATDRRELKRVLRERYAVSLAGEVYEAPLHLQPVFTRYARGPLPVSEDLCSRHICLPIFSGMAEEDAVRVLAALEQVVG; encoded by the coding sequence ATGAACCCGGTACCCGCAGCCAGAATCCAGTTCCTCCCCGAGGACAGGGCATGGATCGCCGACAGGATCCAGGAGGTGCTGGCCAGCGGCCAGCTGACCCTGGGAAAATATGGTTCGCAATTCGAGAAGGCGTTCTCCGAATTCTGCGGAATCCGTCACGCCATCGCCGTGAGCAGCGGCACGAGCGCGCTCGAGATCCTCTTCCGCACCATCGGCGTCGAGGGGAAGAAGGTCATCGTCCCCTCCAACACCTTCTTCGCCACGGCCGCGGCGGTGGTGCACGCGGGGGGGATCCCCGTCTTCGCCGACATGGACCCGGAAACGTTCGCCCTCGGCCCGGAAACGGTGAAGCCGCTGCTGGAACCCGGGGTCGCGGGGATCGTGACCGTCCACATCGGCGGCGTCGTTTCCCCCCGCATGCCCGATCTGGTCTCCCTGGCCCGGGAGAAGGGGCTCTTCCTGGTGGAGGACGCCGCGCACGCCCACGGCTCTTCCCATGGATCCACCGGCGCGGGGGGCTTCGGGCTCGGCGCGACCTTCAGCTTCTACCCCACCAAGGTCATGACCTCGGCCGAAGGGGGAATGATCGTGACCGGCGACGAAAGGCTCGCGGAGGAAGCCCGCATCTACCGGGACCAGGGGAAAAAGAGTTTTACGGAGAACGCCCACGTGCGCATGGGGCACAACTGGCGCCTCTCGGAGCCCCACGCCATCATCGGGCTCAAACACCTCGAGCGCCTTCCCGCCATGATCGCCGACCGGCAGGCGATCGCCGCCCTGTACGACCGGGGGCTGCGGGCGTTCAAAAACCTGGCGCCCCTCCCGGTTCCGGCCGGCGGGACCTGCAACTACTACAAGTACATCGCGGTCCTCAGACGCGCGACCGACCGGAGGGAACTGAAAAGGGTGCTGCGGGAGCGTTACGCCGTCTCCCTGGCGGGAGAGGTCTACGAGGCGCCCCTGCACCTGCAGCCCGTATTCACCCGGTACGCCCGGGGTCCGCTGCCCGTCTCGGAAGACCTCTGTTCCCGCCACATCTGCCTCCCGATCTTCTCGGGGATGGCGGAGGAGGATGCCGTGCGCGTGCTCGCCGCGCTCGAGCAGGTCGTCGGGTGA